A region from the Silene latifolia isolate original U9 population chromosome 7, ASM4854445v1, whole genome shotgun sequence genome encodes:
- the LOC141592778 gene encoding purine permease 21-like has protein sequence MGEAQKQEVQITDWDKKETSSPQPSTIISPSNTSILRQFEWRILITLFILFVLLGQTAAILLGRLYYNNGGKSKWMATLVQVAGFPVLLPLYKLVPTKKIENDTPTTHHLSCIKIASMYIFLGLFMAGMCMLYSIGLQYMPVSTFSLISSSQLTFNALFAFFINSQKFTPYIINSVVLLTISSALLCFHSDSSLPKGVSKKEYAIGFICTIGCSAGYALSLSLTQYAFQRLLKKTNFKATVDMIIYPALVASVATVVGLLVSGEWKTLKTEMHKYELGKVSYVMTLLWTALTWQLFSIGVVGLINKVSSLFSNVVATLGLPIVPVLAVIFFHDSMDGVKVVAMVLAIWGFVSYGYQQYLDHKLETENHFPTFDSEA, from the exons ATGGGTGAAGCTCAAAAACAAGAAGTCCAGATCACTG ATTGGGATAAGAAAGAAACATCGTCACCTCAACCATCAACCATTATCAGTCCATCAAATACCTCAATTCTCCGACAATTTGAGTGGCGAATCCTGATAACATTGTTCATACTCTTCGTCCTTCTCGGCCAAACAGCAGCTATATTATTAGGAAGACTGTATTACAACAATGGAGGTAAGAGCAAATGGATGGCAACCCTAGTTCAAGTCGCCGGTTTTCCTGTATTACTTCCACTCTACAAACTCGTACCTACAAAAAAGATCGAAAATGATACACCAACAACCCATCATCTATCCTGCATCAAAATTGCATCTATGTACATCTTTCTCGGCTTATTTATGGCAGGAATGTGTATGTTATACTCCATAGGACTTCAATACATGCCCGTCTCAACCTTTTCGCTTATTTCTTCATCACAACTCACTTTCAATGCCCTTTTCGCCTTTTTCATAAACTCGCAAAAATTCACACCTTACATAATCAATTCAGTAGTCCTCCTCACAATCTCATCAGCCCTTCTTTGCTTTCACTCCGATTCTTCCCTTCCCAAAGGCGTTTCAAAAAAAGAATACGCCATTGGTTTCATTTGTACTATTGGTTGTTCAGCAGGGTACGCGTTATCGCTTTCCTTAACACAATATGCCTTTCAGAGACTACTTAAGAAAACCAACTTCAAAGCGACTGTCGATATGATTATTTACCCTGCATTGGTCGCGAGTGTGGCAACCGTGGTTGGACTTTTAGTTAGCGGAGAATGGAAAACATTGAAAACAgaaatgcataaatatgaacttgggAAAGTATCCTATGTGATGACCTTACTATGGACTGCATTGACATGGCAACTTTTCTCCATTGGTGTAGTTGGATTGATTAATAAGGTGTCGTCTTTATTTTCGAATGTTGTTGCTACTCTCGGGTTACCAATTGTTCCGGTGTTAGCCGTTATATTCTTCCATGACAGTATGGATGGCGTAAAGGTTGTCGCCATGGTATTGGCCATATGGGGGTTTGTTTCATATGGCTATCAGCAATACCTTGATCATAAGCTCGAAACTGAAAACCATTTTCCAACAtttgattccgaagcttga